Proteins co-encoded in one Zygotorulaspora mrakii chromosome 5, complete sequence genomic window:
- the DNA2 gene encoding bifunctional ATP-dependent DNA helicase/ssDNA endodeoxyribonuclease DNA2 (similar to Saccharomyces cerevisiae DNA2 (YHR164C); ancestral locus Anc_5.75) — translation MPKTPPRKRSGQLVASPENTISAASKNCTGEKNKKKKYQFAPIDNLEDKTRSDTSVLKSISVSQVRNSGNYLAHGVKIKNKSELRTPPKKKDITTAEYKTKRKTGDNTRFSKQGEEEPSEEVIWEYCPIEKDVSDQPYSSHANSEDLIEQDACQDPSSTPMIPKRLKSVLNFASISEREQSERESTLSVQLRETTRLKDFSVSLKESVRDIDDILGDIEGEVSRKHHLTSLNQLPSSPSRIPSEVPVSVVNGGTETPDIEFTNDDDESLIEILTQKFTQRKTSRSPKMDCSDTLDDSLIEQIDSLEEKQKISRVEEEIEDVEVRISQALNMKAQLSEDSIKATKITQKTEISEYIERAKSAIVRDNVKRFVVLSVNDLNLPKVGRQKVMSCIDRNGDTTSIIVRHPWVFLEIEKGDVIHIIEGKNIENKRLLSDDKNPITQLRNDNLLILNPDVLLSATSVGSSIECLRRAILQLTLEDPRGEPSLPMIVGNIVHELLQDSLVHKLLHKKLDMEYLEKTLASLMEAYSFQLLQCNEDLASVTENIRSTHLKNIHQFINKFVQKNNYGCYVSVSGTRITDPLSISGVLDIEENIWSPIYGLKGFLDATVEAHVENSYALVPLEVKTGKHRSLSHETQGLLYTLLLHDRYEVSPDFFLLLYTGSNDLIKFPSALRSIQHVLMFRNQMATSLKYALREITTKERYNRRLPPIMQSSICDTCSVKHTCMVLNKLLEDGHADESGLKQGEYEGLTNHLLLDFNENKAFLGKYIDLLIKEESSISGISQELFLLDSKTRESLSGHCISNLSVSNSSRNPTHKHLFLHKFVRKSQNGSFNSMLHSQFSLNDMVIISDEEGHFSLCQGRITALSSNSVTVSTRRKVLNNRSKTSTGKAPTVHSVVNENADQDLMMRTQNLVSYRIDRNDVHSSLKLARFNLLNLFLPPVNQFSKDMSSGKENVKRSAGGDERMRSILVNNRVPRFTEEPTFPFHIEDKKAFNDDQRRAIEKVMRVEDYALILGMPGTGKTTVIAEIIRILAGAGKSILLASYTNSAVDNILLKLIPTNFSIVRLGVQHRIHPKVLPYQPNYESVTTYDEFLEQVNGVSVVATTCLGIKDYMFTVREKDFDYVILDEASQISMPIALGPIRFGEKFIMVGDHNQLPPLVKNDAARAGGLEESLFKMICDRQPDSICELTHQYRMCEDIVSLSNFLIYDGKLKCGNSIVSNQCLKIPNPDKLDAYKTLYAIDSWLKHVLDPKNNVIFLNYDNDKSICEDRQRDNITNEGEIIIAKQCLDALTVCGVDPSNIGVMTLYRAQLNLIRKSIDTERYNGLEILTADQFQGRDTECIIISLVRSNDQNSAGSLLRELRRVNVALTRAKSKLIIIGSKKTIASTPEMSDLVNYIHEKNWMYELPSDFLNAYNFRIEEGSIPNREHTAANEKDIVRSNICSKKAGAKNITATSKMLRGKPIVRQTLSEFK, via the coding sequence ATGCCAAAAACACCACCGAGAAAGAGATCTGGACAGTTGGTTGCGTCACCTGAAAATACAATCTCGGCGGCAAGCAAAAACTGCACAGGtgaaaagaataagaagaaaaaatatcagttTGCTCCCATTGATAACCTTGAAGATAAAACCAGATCTGATACAAGCGTTCTCAAGTCAATATCTGTATCACAAGTGAGGAACAGCGGGAATTATCTGGCACATGGagtgaaaataaagaacaaATCAGAATTACGAACTCCtccaaagaaaaaggataTCACCACAGCAGAATATAAAACAAAACGAAAAACCGGGGATAACACACGCTTTTCAAAGCAGGGGGAAGAAGAACCCAGCGAGGAAGTCATTTGGGAGTATTGCCCCATAGAGAAAGATGTTTCAGATCAACCCTATAGCTCTCACGCTAATTCTGAAGATTTAATTGAGCAAGACGCCTGTCAGGATCCTTCTTCCACACCTATGATACCTAAAAGGCTGAAAAGCGTACTCAATTTTGCCTCTATCAGTGAACGAGAAcaatcagaaagagaatcCACATTGTCTGTACAGTTGCGAGAAACAACGCGATTAAAGGATTTTTCAGTCTCACTTAAGGAGTCTGTACGAGATATAGATGATATTCTTGGAGATATTGAGGGGGAAGTCAGTAGAAAGCACCACCTAACAAGCCTGAACCAGTTGCCGTCTTCTCCCAGCAGGATACCTTCCGAGGTTCCAGTAAGTGTCGTCAACGGTGGGACAGAAACGCCAGACATAGAATTTacaaatgatgatgacgagTCCTTAATTGAAATACTTACGCAGAAATTCACTCAAAGAAAGACGTCTCGTAGTCCAAAAATGGATTGCAGTGATACATTGGACGATTCTTTAATAGAGCAAATAGATTCCTTGGAggaaaaacagaaaatatcaaggGTTGAGgaggaaattgaagatgtgGAGGTCAGGATATCACAGGCTTTGAACATGAAAGCACAGCTTAGCGAGGACTCAATTAAAGCTACAAAAATAACACAGAAAACTGAAATAAGTGAATACATTGAACGTGCAAAATCTGCTATAGTACGAGATAATGTCAAAAGGTTCGTGGTATTGAGTGTTAATGACTTAAATTTGCCGAAAGTCGGTAGGCAGAAGGTTATGTCATGTATAGATAGAAATGGCGACACAACTTCGATCATAGTGCGACATCCATGGGTATTTCTGGAAATAGAGAAGGGCGATGTCATCCATATAATTGAGGGGAAAAATATTGAGAATAAAAGGCTACTTTCAGACGACAAAAATCCAATTACTCAACTTAGGAATGACAATCTTCTTATTCTCAATCCAGATGTCTTACTATCTGCTACATCTGTCGGGAGCTCAATCGAGTGTTTGAGAAGAGCTATCCTACAGCTCACGCTCGAGGATCCTCGCGGGGAGCCGAGCTTGCCCATGATAGTCGGAAATATCGTTCACGAGTTGTTACAAGACTCTTTAGTGCACAAGCTTCTTCACAAGAAACTTGATATGGAGTATTTAGAGAAAACGCTTGCTTCTCTAATGGAAGcatattcttttcagcTGCTACAATGTAATGAAGATCTCGCCTCGGTAACAGAAAATATCCGTAGCACCCATTTAAAGAATATCCATCAGTTTATCAATAAATTTGTCCAGAAGAATAACTATGGGTGCTACGTTTCTGTATCGGGGACCCGAATAACAGACCCATTGTCAATCTCGGGTGTTCTTGATATCGAAGAGAATATATGGTCTCCCATCTATGGCCTGAAGGGTTTTTTGGATGCAACAGTTGAGGCTCACGTGGAAAACTCATATGCCCTTGTGCCGCTCGAAGTGAAAACCGGTAAGCATCGCAGCTTGTCCCATGAGACGCAGGGTCTTCTGTATACATTACTTCTGCATGATAGGTATGAAGTATCacctgatttttttctgctcttATACACCGGAAGCAACGACCTGATAAAGTTTCCAAGTGCCCTTCGTTCTATTCAGCATGTTCTAATGTTTAGAAATCAAATGGCTACTAGTCTGAAATATGCGCTGAGAGAAATAACCACAAAAGAACGTTATAATAGACGTCTTCCGCCAATAATGCAAAGCTCAATTTGCGACACATGCAGTGTCAAGCACACTTGTATGGTTCTAAACAAACTGCTCGAAGATGGTCATGCTGATGAAAGTGGCCTGAAACAAGGGGAATATGAAGGTTTGACGAACCATCTACTGTTGGATTTTAATGAAAACAAGGCTTTTTTGGGAAAGTATATAGATCTGCTAATCAAGGAAGAGTCTTCAATAAGTGGCATTAGTCAAGAATTATTTCTATTAGACAGCAAAACAAGGGAATCCTTGAGTGGACATTGTATCTCCAATCTTAGTGTGAGTAATTCATCTCGGAATCCTACTCATAAACATTTGTTCCTGCATAAATTCGTTCGCAAATCACAAAATGGCAGTTTTAATTCGATGCTTCACAGTCAGTTCTCCCTGAATGATATGGTCATTATAAGTGACGAAGAAGGCCACTTTTCTTTATGTCAAGGACGTATAACTGCGTTGTCTTCGAATTCCGTGACCGTCTctacaagaagaaaagtgtTGAACAATCGCAGTAAGACAAGCACTGGAAAAGCACCTACTGTTCACAGTGTGGTCAATGAAAATGCAGATCAGGACTTGATGATGAGAACTCAAAATTTAGTCTCCTACAGAATTGACAGAAATGATGTTCACAGCAGCCTGAAATTAGCAAGATTCaaccttttgaatctttttctgcctCCTGtcaatcaattttcaaaggataTGAGCAGCGGAAAGGAGAACGTGAAACGATCTGCAGGAGGAGATGAGAGGATGCGTTCTATTCTTGTAAATAACAGAGTTCCTCGATTCACAGAAGAACCCACTTTTCCGTTTCACATTGAGGATAAGAAGGCATTTAATGACGACCAAAGAAGGGCCATAGAAAAGGTGATGAGAGTAGAAGATTATGCTTTAATTCTTGGAATGCCCGGAACCGGAAAAACCACTGTCATTGCTGAGATAATTAGAATATTGGCAGGTGCCGGAAAGAGTATACTATTGGCATCATACACAAATTCTGCTGTAGATAATATTCTTCTGAAATTAATACCCACCAATTTTAGTATTGTTCGATTAGGTGTTCAACACAGGATACATCCCAAAGTACTCCCATATCAGCCAAACTATGAATCCGTGACAACTTACGACGAATTTTTGGAGCAAGTGAACGGCGTTTCCGTTGTTGCAACGACATGCTTAGGGATAAAAGACTATATGTTCACAGTAAGGGAGAAAGACTTTGATTATGTGATACTTGATGAGGCAAGTCAAATATCAATGCCCATAGCGTTGGGTCCGATTAGATTTGGCGAGAAGTTCATAATGGTTGGAGATCACAATCAGTTACCACCATTAGTGAAGAACGACGCAGCCCGCGCAGGCGGGTTGGAGGAGTCACTGTTCAAGATGATTTGTGATAGGCAACCGGATTCCATATGTGAACTGACACATCAGTATCGTATGTGTGAAGACATCGtctctttatcaaatttcttgatatatGACGGAAAGCTAAAATGCGGTAACTCAATAGTAAGTAACCAATGCCTCAAAATACCGAATCCGGATAAGCTTGATGCATACAAAACTCTTTATGCTATCGATAGCTGGTTGAAACATGTCCTTGATCCCAAGAATAACGTGATATTTTTAAACTACGACAACGACAAGAGCATATGTGAAGATCGCCAGAGAGACAATATCACCAATGAAGGTGAAATCATAATCGCTAAACAGTGCCTTGACGCTCTTACAGTATGCGGCGTTGACCCGTCCAATATTGGTGTTATGACGCTGTACAGAGCACAGCTCAACCTGATCCGAAAGTCGATCGATACAGAACGTTACAATGGCTTGGAAATCTTGACCGCGGATCAATTTCAGGGTCGCGACACAGAATGCATCATCATATCCTTGGTAAGGAGTAACGATCAAAACAGCGCCGGATCGCTACTGAGAGAACTGCGTCGCGTCAACGTCGCATTGACGAGGGCCAAATCAAAACTTATCATAATCGGATccaagaaaacaattgcTTCTACTCCAGAAATGTCAGATTTGGTCAACTACATCCACGAAAAGAACTGGATGTATGAACTACCAagtgattttttgaatgcgTATAATTTCCGTATTGAAGAAGGTAGTATCCCGAATAGAGAGCATACAGCCGCAAACGAAAAGGATATCGTGAGGAGTAACATATGCTCAAAAAAGGCCGGCGCCAAAAACATCACTGCGACCTCAAAAATGCTGCGCGGCAAACCCATTGTTCGTCAAACGCTCTCCGAATTCAAGTGA